Genomic window (Helianthus annuus cultivar XRQ/B chromosome 3, HanXRQr2.0-SUNRISE, whole genome shotgun sequence):
GAAAGTGAGAGGCTAAACTACATACGTTTTCAGCAAATCAAACTGAGATCTGATTCGCTTAACAGTCTTAAAAATGTTCAAGACGTTGGTCAGAGTGATTTGAGTCATACGGGACAACCTGTTATATTACCTTCATCTTTTACGGGTGGTTCTCGATACATGATGCAAAATTACTTAGATGCTATGGCGTTATGTCGGAAGTATGGGTATCCTGATTTCTTTATCACAATCACATGTAATCCGAAATGGCCTGAGATTGTAAGATTTATTGGTGACTCTTCAATTAAGCCTGAAGACAGACCTGACATACTTTGTCGATTGTTTAAGATGAAACTTGATGAATTGATAAAAGATATGaagcaaaaaaaattttttggcgATATTAATGCAGGTATGTCAATACATCAGCTACTTTCAATTTATACAATTTTTTGGTCTTTCCATACATTATGTTTAATTTTTGTACTTATCgttaaaatattttttgttttgtAGTTGTTTATACCGTTGAGTTTCAAAAACGTGGTTTGCCACATGCGCGTATTTGCTTATTTATGAAAGCTGATCATAAGCTTCCTACGGTTGAACACATCGATCCCTTTTATATCAGCTGAAATTCCTGATAAGAACGAGGATCCTGAATTGTATTCTCTTGTGAGTGACTTTATGATTCATGGTCCTTGTGGATATGCGAACATGAAATGTCCATGCATGGTTGGGAACCGTTGTTCTAAGAATTTTCCAAAGAGGTTTTTGGATTCCACTTCCATTGATTCTGATGGATTTCCAGTTTATAGGAGAAGAGATTCTGGTCACACAGTTGTGAAGAAGGGCATTACTTTAGACAATAGGAGTGTAGTTCCATACAACAAAAAGCTACTTAAAAGATACCAGGTACACATCAACGTGGAATGGTGCAATCAGGCTGGCTCAATAAAGTATTTGTTTAAATACATTGATAAAGGACCTGATCGAGCCACTGTTGTTGTTTTTGATTCAGACAGAGGCCCCGATGAGGAGATTCCAAAAGATGAAATTAAAGAGTATTACGAAGCTAGATATGTTTCCGCATGTGAAGCCAGCTGGAGAATATTTGGCAATGATGTTCATTATCGGTATCCATCTGTTATGAGGTTACCATTTCATCTTCCAGGACAACAAAATGTTGTATTTAGTTGTGACGATGATATTGAGGATGTCCTAAACAAACCTCAAGTAAATTCCTCTATTTTCTTAGAATGGATGAAGATGAACAATTCTAAGCCTGAAGCAAGAGAACTTACTTATGTTGAGTTTCCCACAAAATATGTGTGGAAGTTAAAAGATCGTTGCTGGCAGCAACGCCAAAATTATGTTGTTATTGGAAGAATTTATTCTGCGTCTCCTTCTCTTGGTGAGGCTTATTACCTAAGAATTCTTCTTACTAAGGTTAAAGGGCCACGATCATTTGAAGAAATAAGAACATATGATGGTCTTGTGTATCCTACGTTTCGGGATGCGTGTTATGCACGTGGCCTGTTAGATGATGACAATGAATATATCGAGTGTATTAAAGAATCCAGTTTCACAGGAAACGGTCATTATCTTCGTTCTTTGTTTGCAACACTTCTATTGTCTAATACGCTATCTAGACCTGAAGTTGTTTGGGAGAAAACGTGGGAGCTATTGTCCGAGGACATTTTATACAATATGCGGAAAGATTCTGGCATGAGCGGTATCTTTTTTATCCTTTTGTTAAATTTTGTGATGTTATATTTTCAAGTTGTTTCGTTATATTAAATAATTTTTCTTATCATTGTAGATTTCGTTGTTTCTGATGAACGTTTAAAGAATATTACGTTGTCGAAAATCGAAAAATTCCTTCTTCGTAATGGATCCAGCTTGCACAGGTTTTCACCAATGCCTTATCCTTATGATGACTATCTAATGTCCGAGAGCAACCGTTTGATAAACGAGGAGCTTTCTTTTGACATGGATGAAGTTACGGCTGAGTTCAATAATCTTCACAGCTGTCTAAACGGCGATCAAAGAGCCGTGTATAATGAAATTATGGATGCTGTTCGGATTGGTAAGGGTGGTGTGTTTTTTGTGTACGGTTATGGTGGTACGGGCAAGAATTTTCTGTGGAAAACTTTAGGTGCTTCCATTAGATGCAATGGACAGATTGTTATTAATGTCGCTTCAAGTGGTATTGCATCTTTGTTGTTATCACGCGGTCGTACTGCTCACTCGCAATTTCATATTCCAATTAATGTCAATGAAGATTCGGTATGCCATATAAAGCCTAATACTGAAATCGCGAATCTTTTATATGAAGCAAAGTTGATTATTTGGGACGAGGCACCGATGATACACAAACATGCTTTCGAGGCTCTTGATCGTACAATGAAGGATGTTTTGAGTTTTTTTGATTCACGAAATTCAGAACTTCCATTTGGTGGGAAAACTATTGTATTTGGTGGTGACTTTAGACAAATCCTACCTGTTGTACAAAATGGAAGCAGGCAAGATATCGTAAACGCCTCATTATGTTCATCCCACATCTGGTCCAGTTGCAAGGTGTTGAAATTGACAACCAACATGCGTTTGTCGGTTGGATCAAGTACCTCAAACGTTGTGGAGATAAACGAATTTGGTAAATGGCTTCTTGACATCGGCGAAGGTAATGTTGGTGATTCTATCGACGGTGATGGAAATATTGAAATACCTGCTCATCTCTTAATAACTGATGAGAATGATCCAATTCAAGGTTTGATTGACTTTGTATATGCTTCAGTTCTTCATCGTTATAAAGACCGTGACTACTTTTCTGAGAGAGCTATACTCGCTCCTAAGAATGAAGTTGTTCATGAGATAAATGATCGTTTGCTTGATTTGTTTCCCGGTGAAGAAGTAGAGTATCTTAGCTCTGATAGTTTATGTCCGACTGAGGAAATCAACGATCCGTTACATCAAGATTTGTATAATCCAGATGTGTTAAATAGTGTAAAAGTATCAGGGTTACCAAATCATAGATTGGTATTGAAATTGGGCGTTCCGGTTATGCTTTTGAGGAATATTGATCAACAAAACGGTTTGTGCAATGGTACGCGTCTTCAAATCACACGTCTTGGTAAACGTGTTATTGAGGCTGAGATATTATCAGGAAGTAATGTTGGATCAAGAACTTACATCCCAAGAATCAGCATGATACCATCTGACAAGAAAATACCCTTCAAATTTCAAAGAAGGCAATTTCCAATAACCGTATGTTTTGCGATGACTATTAACAAAAGTCAAGGACAATCTCTATCTAGAGTTGGTATATACCTGAGAGACCCCGTGTTCTCACATGGTCAGCTTTATGTTGCGTTGTCGAGGGTAAAGACTAAGGATGGCGTTAAGGTTTTAATATTCGACAAAGATGGGAGGCCAACAAATAAAACTGCAAACGTTGTTTACAAAGAAATATTTGGGAAATTGTAGTTTAAAATTTTGTTATGACTTGTAATTGGGCAAGATGGTCTGTTTTTTTGTATGCTTTTATTGTATGTTAGGTGTTTTCAATTCCATGTCCTTATGTTACTTATTTAAGGACTATGtaatttgttttaattttttgtatGGTTTTTCATTGTTATATCAATAGAAGATGATATTACTATGTattaaatataacatataaaCAAAAACTAGAACATGTAGATATTTATAGACATTCTTACATAATAGAAGTCCAACGTACATGATTATCTTAACTATTAAACATATTAACCTACTAGAAAACCACTTATAACACTACATAACTTACATAACTTTTTAAACATTACCCAAAATTAATGTATATTATGTTTCTACCCTGTTTCATAATTTCAAACATCACCTTTAGCGGATAACGCCGGCAAGGAAGAAAACACAAATATCTTCAAAGTACTGGAACTTGCAATGATCACCTTCTTGTATGTTGTTATCTTTTAGCCATTTCGCCCAGCCTTTCACCACATACTTTATACTGTTTTTATTTGTTTCTGCCCTAACATCATGTTTTGTCTCCACATTCTGCCTGTTAGCGATTCTAACTTTCAAGGTTTCGTCAATTCCTGTTATCCTTGCTACTTCAACTGGTATCCGCTATAAGTTACAAAACATAATAATAATTTCCATTATGATGgtatttaaaaaaatagaaaacttaACCAAAATATGTAAACATATTTGATGCTAATTAACATAGTTGTGTTGTTGGAACTTACAAATCGTTTCGTGTATGGCACAATAAATGTCAGCggaccaatatcatcatcatcaaactccTCCGAGTCATCCGAAGAATCTTCAGAATCCGATAGGACGATAACATCGTTTTCAACTCCAGCCATTCTACAAGAGATATAAAACTTTAATCCGTTTAAAATAGAATATCAGAGTATAACAAATAATGCAATTTAGATTTTGTACTTTTAATCAGTGACATGCATACGTTAAATACGTTAATGTGTTTTGATGCTTCATGTATATTGTATTTCACTTACTTTAGTATCAGTTGTTTCATTTATATTATATCCTTTAGTAGTAATCATTTTTAATCAATCTAAATTACACAAATTTATAAAATAATACATAGAAAAACAAAATTATGTTAAACGTCTTTGTTGTTACATCTTTTATTAGCCAAAATTACAAATAAACAATGATTCATTGTTGAATAGGCAGAAATACACATATTGTAATTCATGATAAAAATATAAATACATAACTTTAATAAAATCTAATGTCAGTTAACGATGAAGAGAGAATAATGTAAATCAAAATTTTTTTATGCAACAACCAAATACATTTAATCATCCAAATCAAACTATAAACCAATAAAATccatttttttaaaaagatttggAACAGAATATTTAAACCATATCTCATTATTTAACCAAAAAACTAAACTTCCGATGACATCCAATACATATAATCCCTTTTAAATCTACCTCACAAATTAATATTTGATTTTTCTTAACAAATACTGACACTCCGATTTCTTATCTACTTACTCATTAATCGCTAAAAAAGACACATCATATGTGTTATTTGGCAGAAATAAGGCAACTTCGTGTTGAGATTAACAACAAAA
Coding sequences:
- the LOC110932202 gene encoding uncharacterized protein LOC110932202 produces the protein MKCPCMVGNRCSKNFPKRFLDSTSIDSDGFPVYRRRDSGHTVVKKGITLDNRSVVPYNKKLLKRYQVHINVEWCNQAGSIKYLFKYIDKGPDRATVVVFDSDRGPDEEIPKDEIKEYYEARYVSACEASWRIFGNDVHYRYPSVMRLPFHLPGQQNVVFSCDDDIEDVLNKPQVNSSIFLEWMKMNNSKPEARELTYVEFPTKYVWKLKDRCWQQRQNYVVIGRIYSASPSLGEAYYLRILLTKVKGPRSFEEIRTYDGLVYPTFRDACYARGLLDDDNEYIECIKESSFTGNGHYLRSLFATLLLSNTLSRPEVVWEKTWELLSEDILYNMRKDSGMSDFVVSDERLKNITLSKIEKFLLRNGSSLHRFSPMPYPYDDYLMSESNRLINEELSFDMDEVTAEFNNLHSCLNGDQRAVYNEIMDAVRIGKGGVFFVYGYGGTGKNFLWKTLGASIRCNGQIVINVASSGIASLLLSRGRTAHSQFHIPINVNEDSVCHIKPNTEIANLLYEAKLIIWDEAPMIHKHAFEALDRTMKDVLSFFDSRNSELPFGGKTIVFGGDFRQILPVVQNGSRQDIVNASLCSSHIWSSCKVLKLTTNMRLSVGSSTSNVVEINEFGKWLLDIGEGNVGDSIDGDGNIEIPAHLLITDENDPIQGLIDFVYASVLHRYKDRDYFSERAILAPKNEVVHEINDRLLDLFPGEEVEYLSSDSLCPTEEINDPLHQDLYNPDVLNSVKVSGLPNHRLVLKLGVPVMLLRNIDQQNGLCNGTRLQITRLGKRVIEAEILSGSNVGSRTYIPRISMIPSDKKIPFKFQRRQFPITVCFAMTINKSQGQSLSRVGIYLRDPVFSHGQLYVALSRVKTKDGVKVLIFDKDGRPTNKTANVVYKEIFGKL